A single window of [Clostridium] hylemonae DSM 15053 DNA harbors:
- the yqeB gene encoding selenium-dependent molybdenum cofactor biosynthesis protein YqeB, with protein MNVLIKGAGDLATGIAYELFRRGHRIIMTELPVPLTVRRSVAMSRAVCEGSAVVEGMTGVLVTDIEEAQAVMDSGKIAVIVDEAADIRKEFCPDVLVDAILAKKNTGTSREDAPLVIAAGPGFTAGVDCHCVIETKRGHTLGCAIWEGSALPNTGVPGEVGGYSRERLIQASADGVMEQEAEIGDEVSAGQIVAVTGGKPVYAKMSGMIRGMLQSKAPVKKGMKIGDIDARLDRRYCVTISDKARCVGAGAVRAAEQYYGTYAVVVLAAGQGLRFGGGKLLADVEGRPLYRHLFDTLAELPDVWKVVVTGEKAIMEDAAKRGMAVVKNTQPERGSSRSMKLGLKACLDTLPNLRGVLFTVCDQPRLTAGTFVRLLRTAEQNPGRIVRASAGGRGGNPVVWDAAYAGELLAATGDRGGRPVMEKHAEEIILVEIEKEELHDIDRKADLTGEQ; from the coding sequence ATGAATGTACTGATTAAAGGAGCCGGCGACCTGGCGACAGGGATCGCGTACGAACTGTTCCGGCGCGGGCACAGGATCATAATGACGGAGCTGCCGGTCCCTCTCACGGTGAGAAGGTCGGTGGCCATGTCGAGGGCTGTCTGTGAAGGCAGCGCCGTGGTGGAAGGAATGACAGGCGTACTCGTGACAGATATAGAGGAAGCACAGGCGGTGATGGACAGCGGGAAGATCGCTGTCATCGTGGATGAGGCGGCGGATATCCGGAAGGAATTCTGCCCGGATGTGCTCGTTGACGCCATCCTGGCCAAAAAGAACACGGGTACATCCAGGGAGGACGCCCCGCTTGTCATAGCAGCCGGTCCCGGATTTACAGCCGGCGTGGATTGCCACTGTGTCATAGAGACGAAGCGGGGACATACGCTGGGCTGTGCCATATGGGAGGGCAGTGCGCTCCCGAATACAGGCGTGCCCGGAGAGGTGGGCGGCTATTCGAGAGAGCGGCTCATACAGGCTTCTGCGGACGGAGTGATGGAGCAGGAAGCTGAGATCGGGGATGAAGTGTCGGCCGGCCAGATCGTGGCAGTGACCGGAGGGAAACCGGTCTATGCAAAGATGTCCGGCATGATAAGAGGGATGCTGCAAAGCAAAGCGCCGGTCAAAAAGGGAATGAAGATCGGGGATATTGACGCCCGTCTTGACCGCCGCTATTGTGTCACGATCTCCGACAAGGCAAGATGCGTCGGAGCAGGGGCGGTGCGCGCGGCAGAGCAGTATTATGGGACATACGCGGTCGTAGTGCTGGCAGCAGGACAGGGGCTCCGGTTTGGCGGCGGCAAGCTGCTTGCGGATGTGGAAGGCAGGCCTTTGTACCGGCATCTGTTCGATACGCTGGCAGAACTTCCGGATGTGTGGAAAGTTGTTGTCACGGGGGAGAAAGCCATTATGGAAGATGCCGCAAAGAGGGGGATGGCGGTCGTTAAGAACACGCAGCCGGAAAGAGGCAGTTCCCGCTCTATGAAGCTCGGGCTTAAAGCATGTCTCGATACACTTCCGAATCTGAGAGGCGTTCTGTTTACCGTCTGTGATCAGCCGCGGCTGACTGCCGGTACCTTTGTAAGGCTTCTTCGGACGGCCGAACAGAATCCGGGACGGATCGTGCGCGCGTCCGCAGGCGGCCGGGGCGGGAATCCGGTCGTATGGGACGCGGCATATGCCGGGGAACTCCTGGCAGCAACCGGGGACAGGGGCGGCCGGCCGGTAATGGAAAAACATGCGGAAGAAATCATTTTAGTAGAGATAGAAAAGGAAGAGTTGCATGACATAGACAGGAAAGCTGACCTTACTGGGGAACAGTGA
- the xdh gene encoding selenium-dependent xanthine dehydrogenase produces MYTLVVNGQTYEVTNDKRLIRFLRDDLHLTSVKDGCSEGACGTCTVIIDGKTNRACIPLVSKLAGKQIVTVEGLSDREKDVYGYAFAKAGAVQCGFCIPGMVMCAKALIDEHPDPSRLEAAAAIKNNVCRCTGYKKIIDAVLLSAKLFREEADVGEDKGIAPTGRAIQRIDARQKVLGTGEYVDDMYLDGMIYASALRSAYPRARVTAIHTKEAKALPGVAGVFTAADIPGSVKVGHLKQDWDTMIPVGKETHYLGDAVCIVAAETPEIVEEAKKLVKVEYEELTPVLDPFDAMREDAPKVHSDGNILAHEHLVRGNADEVIQASRYKVTNHYETPWTEHAFLEPEAAVAMPFDGGVFIYSTDQGTYDTQHECAMMLGIPREKVIVENKLVGGGFGGKEDVTVQHHAALVAYLTGRTVKVKLTRKESILIHPKRHPMWMDVTTACDENGYLTAMKAVVVSDTGAYASLGGPVLQRACTHAAGPYNFQTVDIDGRAVYTNNPPAGAFRGFGVTQTCFASEMNLNQLADMVGITPWEIRYRNAIRPGQVLPNGQTADASTAVAEALEALKERYDREPYAGIACAMKNAGVGVGLPDWGRCRLLVNAGKAEIHAGASCIGQGLGTVLTQIVSETAGLKLEEISYEQPNTSRAPDSGTTSGSRQTLVTGEAARRAAEELRADLSEYGLKELEGREYFGSYLAKTDKMGSDILHPVSHVAYGYAAQLCALNEDGTVKLLAAAHDVGKAVNPVSVEGQIEGGVVMGMGFALTEQYVLENGEPKSKFGTLGLLKADKVPEIEPIIIEKPGVEAAYGAIGIGEITSIPTAPAIAGAFYKWNGQFQTKLPLSGTPYEKKKK; encoded by the coding sequence ATGTACACATTGGTGGTCAACGGACAGACATATGAGGTCACGAATGATAAGAGACTGATCCGGTTCCTGCGGGATGACCTGCACCTGACCTCCGTTAAAGACGGGTGCAGCGAGGGCGCCTGCGGGACATGTACCGTCATCATAGACGGGAAGACGAACCGGGCGTGCATCCCGCTTGTGTCAAAATTGGCAGGGAAACAGATCGTTACAGTGGAGGGGCTCAGTGACAGGGAAAAGGACGTGTACGGATATGCGTTCGCCAAAGCGGGGGCGGTTCAGTGCGGCTTCTGTATTCCCGGAATGGTCATGTGCGCCAAGGCGCTCATCGATGAACATCCGGATCCTTCCAGGCTGGAGGCAGCGGCGGCCATAAAAAACAATGTGTGCCGCTGTACAGGATATAAAAAGATCATAGACGCTGTCCTGCTCAGTGCAAAGCTGTTCAGGGAAGAGGCGGATGTGGGAGAGGATAAAGGGATCGCCCCGACAGGCAGGGCCATCCAGCGGATCGATGCCAGGCAGAAGGTGCTTGGAACAGGGGAGTACGTAGATGATATGTATCTGGACGGAATGATATATGCCAGCGCGCTCCGCTCGGCGTATCCGCGCGCCAGAGTGACAGCCATACATACAAAGGAGGCGAAAGCGCTGCCGGGCGTTGCCGGCGTGTTTACGGCTGCGGATATCCCGGGAAGCGTAAAGGTCGGGCATCTGAAACAGGACTGGGACACGATGATACCGGTCGGAAAAGAGACGCATTATCTCGGCGACGCGGTCTGTATCGTGGCGGCGGAGACGCCGGAGATCGTGGAGGAGGCCAAGAAGCTTGTCAAGGTGGAGTACGAGGAGCTGACGCCGGTGCTTGATCCGTTTGACGCCATGAGGGAAGACGCTCCAAAAGTACACAGTGACGGCAATATCCTTGCGCACGAGCATCTCGTGCGGGGAAACGCGGATGAGGTGATCCAGGCCTCCCGATACAAAGTGACAAATCACTATGAGACACCGTGGACGGAGCATGCGTTTCTCGAACCGGAGGCGGCCGTAGCCATGCCGTTTGACGGCGGGGTGTTCATTTATTCCACGGACCAGGGAACCTATGATACACAGCACGAATGTGCCATGATGCTCGGGATCCCCCGGGAAAAGGTCATTGTGGAAAATAAGCTTGTCGGCGGAGGCTTTGGCGGCAAGGAAGATGTGACGGTGCAGCATCACGCGGCGCTTGTGGCCTATCTGACAGGCCGTACAGTGAAGGTGAAGCTTACGAGAAAGGAAAGTATTCTCATTCATCCGAAGCGGCATCCGATGTGGATGGACGTGACGACGGCCTGTGATGAGAACGGATACCTGACAGCCATGAAGGCGGTCGTCGTATCGGACACGGGGGCATATGCGTCGCTCGGGGGTCCGGTGCTCCAGAGGGCGTGCACCCACGCGGCAGGGCCCTATAACTTTCAGACGGTAGATATCGACGGCAGAGCTGTGTATACAAATAATCCGCCGGCCGGCGCGTTTCGAGGTTTTGGTGTGACGCAGACGTGCTTTGCGTCGGAGATGAATCTGAATCAGCTGGCAGATATGGTTGGCATCACACCGTGGGAGATCCGGTACCGGAACGCCATACGTCCGGGGCAGGTGCTGCCGAACGGCCAGACAGCCGATGCGTCAACCGCAGTGGCGGAGGCACTGGAGGCGTTGAAGGAGCGGTACGACAGGGAACCTTATGCCGGAATCGCCTGTGCCATGAAAAATGCCGGCGTCGGCGTCGGACTTCCGGACTGGGGCCGGTGCCGTCTGCTTGTGAACGCCGGGAAGGCAGAGATACACGCCGGGGCGTCCTGCATCGGGCAGGGACTAGGAACAGTGCTGACTCAGATCGTCTCAGAGACTGCCGGCCTTAAGCTGGAAGAGATCTCTTACGAGCAGCCGAACACGTCCAGGGCGCCGGATTCCGGAACGACGTCCGGTTCCAGACAGACGCTTGTGACCGGCGAGGCGGCAAGGCGGGCGGCAGAAGAGCTGCGTGCGGATCTGTCAGAGTACGGCCTGAAAGAGCTGGAGGGAAGAGAGTATTTCGGCTCGTATCTGGCAAAGACAGATAAGATGGGAAGCGATATTCTGCATCCGGTATCCCACGTGGCCTATGGTTATGCGGCCCAGCTGTGCGCACTCAATGAGGATGGCACGGTGAAACTGCTGGCGGCGGCCCACGATGTGGGGAAGGCGGTCAATCCGGTCAGTGTGGAAGGACAGATAGAAGGCGGCGTCGTGATGGGGATGGGGTTTGCCCTGACAGAACAGTACGTGCTCGAGAACGGTGAGCCGAAATCAAAGTTTGGCACCCTTGGTCTTTTGAAGGCCGACAAAGTGCCGGAAATAGAACCGATCATCATAGAAAAGCCGGGAGTTGAGGCGGCGTACGGGGCGATCGGCATCGGAGAGATCACATCCATACCGACGGCGCCGGCCATAGCGGGAGCATTTTATAAATGGAACGGACAGTTTCAGACAAAACTGCCGCTTTCAGGCACGCCTTATGAGAAAAAGAAAAAGTAG
- the modA gene encoding molybdate ABC transporter substrate-binding protein, which translates to MKKRSRILGVLMAAVLAGTFVSGCAGAGDADEKADTKEEKQETKTDGKEPVTILAAAAASLEYSYTDELIPMFEKKYPYITVKGTYDSSGKLQTQIEEGLEADVFMSAAAKQMNALAEEALVDKDSVVDLLKNKIVLITARDSDLDLKEFTDITKADSIAIGDPASVPVGQYSEESLTSLGIWDEVSAKASLGTNVTEVLNWVAEGSAQAGIVYATDAATTDKVKVVAEAPKDSLAEPAVYPAGIVSASSHKEEARLFLDFLKSDEAIAVFEKYGFTDNNAD; encoded by the coding sequence ATGAAAAAAAGAAGCAGAATACTCGGGGTACTTATGGCAGCAGTTCTTGCGGGCACATTTGTGAGCGGATGCGCCGGCGCCGGGGATGCGGACGAGAAGGCGGATACGAAAGAAGAGAAGCAGGAGACGAAGACGGACGGCAAAGAACCGGTGACGATCCTGGCGGCAGCGGCGGCCAGTCTGGAATATTCTTATACGGACGAGCTTATCCCCATGTTCGAGAAGAAGTATCCTTATATTACCGTGAAGGGTACGTACGACAGTTCCGGAAAGCTGCAGACGCAGATCGAGGAGGGGCTTGAGGCGGACGTATTCATGTCAGCTGCCGCAAAGCAGATGAACGCACTGGCGGAGGAGGCACTGGTGGACAAGGACTCGGTCGTGGATCTGCTCAAGAATAAGATCGTACTGATCACCGCCCGGGACTCTGATCTGGACCTGAAAGAATTTACAGATATCACGAAGGCAGATTCGATCGCCATCGGCGATCCGGCCAGTGTTCCTGTCGGCCAGTATTCTGAAGAGTCACTGACGAGCCTCGGCATCTGGGATGAAGTGTCCGCAAAGGCAAGTCTTGGCACAAATGTGACGGAGGTACTGAACTGGGTGGCGGAAGGAAGCGCCCAGGCAGGGATCGTATATGCCACAGATGCGGCGACCACGGACAAGGTAAAAGTAGTGGCGGAGGCGCCAAAAGACAGTCTGGCGGAACCGGCCGTCTATCCGGCAGGTATTGTCTCCGCCTCTTCGCACAAGGAGGAGGCCCGGCTGTTCCTGGATTTCCTTAAAAGCGACGAGGCCATCGCTGTATTTGAAAAGTATGGATTTACAGATAACAATGCAGACTAA
- the modB gene encoding molybdate ABC transporter permease subunit gives MDIAPVMISLKTAVFSIVFTFFAGILAAYLVVRIQNEKVKMVWDGLLTLPLVLPPTVAGFFLLYIFGVKRPVGSFFVEYFGVKIAFSWGATVLAAAVISFPLMYRSARGAFEQVDENLIYAGRTLGMSEAFIFRRVLLPNALPGVLSGGILAFARGLGEFGATAMIAGNIAGRTRTLPLAVYSEVAAGNMEGAYKYVLILVLISFLAVSGMNVAAGMFRKQGRRR, from the coding sequence ATGGATATAGCCCCTGTAATGATCTCTCTTAAAACAGCAGTTTTCTCCATTGTGTTTACATTTTTTGCCGGGATTCTGGCCGCATATCTCGTAGTGCGCATCCAAAACGAGAAGGTGAAAATGGTGTGGGATGGTCTTTTAACGCTTCCGCTCGTTCTTCCCCCGACGGTTGCAGGCTTTTTTCTGTTGTATATATTTGGGGTGAAACGGCCGGTGGGCAGTTTCTTTGTGGAGTATTTCGGCGTGAAGATCGCTTTTTCCTGGGGCGCGACGGTACTCGCGGCGGCGGTGATCTCTTTTCCGCTTATGTACCGTTCCGCCAGAGGAGCGTTCGAGCAGGTGGATGAGAATCTTATTTATGCCGGAAGGACACTGGGCATGTCAGAGGCTTTCATTTTCCGCAGAGTGCTTCTGCCGAATGCGCTCCCGGGGGTACTCTCCGGCGGAATACTTGCCTTTGCCAGAGGGCTTGGCGAATTCGGAGCCACGGCCATGATCGCGGGCAATATCGCGGGCAGGACGCGGACGCTTCCGCTGGCCGTCTATTCTGAGGTGGCGGCGGGAAATATGGAAGGCGCTTACAAATATGTGCTCATACTCGTGCTCATTTCGTTCCTTGCAGTATCTGGAATGAACGTGGCGGCGGGGATGTTCAGAAAGCAGGGCCGGAGGAGATGA
- a CDS encoding sulfate/molybdate ABC transporter ATP-binding protein: MMGQIYARIHKEYKNFRLNMELSVPGQVLGVLGASGCGKSMTLKAIAGIITPDKGKAAVGERIVYDSDRKIDLPPQKRKVGYLFQNYALFPNMTVYENIAAAAGKDKSLVKSLIRRFHLEETQGLYPDRLSGGQQQRTALARILASGPEALLLDEPFSALDSYMKEELQMELKERLQEFGGPVMIVSHDRDELYRLCDHIMVMSAGENLICKGTKELFEDPEKMEAARLTGCKNITPAVRAGEREVEAKEWGVRFTLNRKIPERLKYIGIRAHDFRPAGADGQIRVEAVSVTDAPFERNVLFKNADCPRGTMWMKLDGRDGQIPERVSVREDKILLLE, encoded by the coding sequence ATGATGGGACAGATATATGCACGTATTCACAAAGAATATAAGAATTTCAGACTGAACATGGAACTTTCCGTGCCGGGACAGGTACTCGGTGTCCTCGGGGCATCGGGATGCGGCAAGAGTATGACGCTGAAGGCCATAGCGGGTATTATCACTCCGGATAAAGGAAAGGCTGCCGTCGGCGAAAGGATTGTTTATGACAGTGACAGGAAGATCGATCTGCCGCCACAGAAACGCAAGGTCGGATATTTGTTTCAAAACTATGCGCTTTTTCCCAATATGACAGTGTATGAGAATATAGCGGCTGCGGCGGGGAAGGACAAGTCCCTCGTCAAGAGTCTCATCCGCCGGTTTCATCTGGAGGAGACGCAGGGGCTCTATCCGGACAGGCTGTCGGGGGGACAGCAGCAGAGGACGGCTCTTGCAAGAATTCTTGCATCCGGGCCGGAGGCGCTGCTGCTGGACGAGCCGTTTTCTGCGCTGGACAGCTATATGAAGGAAGAGCTTCAGATGGAACTAAAAGAGCGTCTCCAGGAGTTTGGCGGGCCGGTCATGATCGTAAGCCATGACCGGGATGAACTGTACAGACTCTGTGACCATATTATGGTCATGTCCGCAGGTGAAAATCTTATCTGCAAAGGGACGAAAGAGTTGTTTGAGGATCCTGAGAAAATGGAGGCCGCCAGGCTTACCGGCTGTAAGAATATCACGCCTGCGGTCCGCGCCGGTGAGCGGGAAGTGGAGGCCAAGGAGTGGGGCGTGCGGTTTACGCTGAACAGGAAGATTCCGGAACGGCTTAAGTATATCGGCATCCGGGCGCATGATTTCCGGCCGGCCGGGGCGGACGGCCAGATACGTGTAGAGGCGGTGAGCGTGACGGACGCGCCGTTTGAGCGGAATGTATTATTTAAAAATGCGGACTGTCCGCGCGGTACGATGTGGATGAAGCTGGATGGAAGGGACGGGCAGATCCCGGAGCGGGTCAGTGTGCGGGAAGATAAAATATTATTGTTGGAGTGA
- a CDS encoding winged helix-turn-helix domain-containing protein, which yields MLHVEVKIKICGKEQVFGPGIAQLLTNVRKSGSVKEACGRMGMSYSKGWKIVNRAEKELGIRLIERQHGGKSGGSCQVTEQGLKMLERFESMEKELEGTAAEMFRTYFPEYEAERRTEAETL from the coding sequence ATGCTTCACGTGGAAGTGAAAATTAAAATATGCGGGAAGGAGCAGGTGTTCGGTCCCGGGATCGCGCAGCTTTTAACAAATGTCAGGAAGTCCGGTTCTGTGAAAGAGGCCTGCGGGCGGATGGGCATGTCGTACAGCAAAGGGTGGAAGATCGTCAACCGGGCGGAGAAAGAGCTTGGGATCAGGCTCATAGAACGGCAGCACGGCGGGAAAAGCGGAGGGAGCTGCCAGGTGACGGAGCAGGGCTTAAAGATGCTGGAACGGTTTGAGAGTATGGAAAAAGAGCTGGAAGGGACCGCCGCAGAGATGTTCCGAACGTATTTTCCGGAATATGAAGCGGAGCGCCGCACAGAAGCAGAAACTTTGTAA
- a CDS encoding DUF975 family protein, which translates to MWNRVELKMRGKQAFQYNYWPCVGAAFIMSVISMVFNSGGAGRSTQTLRQTTYYHDSTDLWNGSSYADTFSGGLPALGALFGAVAVMMALFGTLLMIFVGNVLEVGGKRFFVRNQTERVSVGTVLDGFRSGHYGNIVLTMFLRDLFTFLWSLLFIIPGIVKSYEYRMIPYILSENPGMSYKEAFAISKRMMTGQKLETFIMDLSFIGWYLLGGITCGIVNIFYVMPYVEASFAEMYSFNRAKAYGEGYIR; encoded by the coding sequence ATGTGGAACAGAGTGGAACTAAAGATGCGGGGAAAGCAGGCGTTTCAATATAATTACTGGCCGTGTGTCGGGGCGGCGTTCATTATGTCGGTCATATCCATGGTATTCAATTCCGGCGGGGCAGGACGGAGCACGCAGACTCTGAGGCAGACAACGTATTACCATGACAGTACGGACTTGTGGAACGGATCATCCTATGCGGATACTTTTTCCGGGGGACTGCCTGCGCTTGGAGCGTTATTCGGAGCTGTCGCAGTCATGATGGCGCTGTTTGGCACGCTGCTGATGATATTCGTGGGAAATGTGCTGGAAGTCGGAGGAAAACGGTTTTTTGTCCGCAACCAGACAGAGCGTGTGAGCGTAGGTACGGTACTGGACGGTTTCCGGTCGGGACATTACGGCAATATCGTGCTCACAATGTTTTTGAGGGATCTGTTTACATTTCTCTGGTCATTGCTTTTCATCATACCGGGCATTGTAAAGTCATATGAATACCGGATGATCCCGTATATTCTCTCTGAGAATCCGGGCATGAGTTATAAAGAGGCGTTCGCCATCAGCAAGCGGATGATGACAGGACAGAAGCTGGAGACATTTATCATGGACCTGTCTTTTATCGGCTGGTATCTGCTCGGCGGGATCACCTGTGGTATCGTGAACATTTTTTATGTTATGCCTTATGTGGAGGCGTCGTTTGCGGAGATGTATTCCTTTAACCGTGCAAAAGCTTATGGAGAAGGTTATATCAGATAA
- the ade gene encoding adenine deaminase gives MELKEYRRCADVARHHEKAELVLKNANVVNVFTGEILSADVAVSDGKIAGIGTYEGEKEEDLGGKYLCPGFIDSHLHLESTLVTPAELIVQAAKCGTTTFIVDPHESANVAGEAGIGYILEQTEDVPANVYVMMPSCVPATAVDDNGCEFTADRMRPYLGHPRVLGLGEVMDYVSVVGGDARMHEKLGLFEGRTLDGHAPGLSDDDIQAYAMAGIGTDHECIDFEYALKERRCGMTILIREGSAARNLDAIVKGIVERGTGTEGFCFCTDDKHIEDIQRDGHINYNVRKAASLGIPVIHAIQMATINAARCYGLRHLGAIAPGYQADMIVFDDLEKMNVLDVYHRGVKVARNGSGGVRACPEELKHTVRLEHFSRESLRLLKPDGPYHVIQMQEGQIVTKDIVCEIPGKKEFTADREYNKIAVVERHKGTGKTGVAVVSGFNLSGGAVASSVSHDSHNIIVIGDNDADMELAVNELIRTQGGYTVVENGKVYETLALPIMGLMSDAGYENVDKLLKKMIRKAHEMGVPETMEPFITLSFMALPVIPELRITPRGLFNVKEFKLCE, from the coding sequence ATGGAACTGAAAGAATACCGGCGGTGCGCCGATGTGGCCAGACATCATGAGAAAGCAGAGCTTGTGCTGAAGAACGCAAATGTGGTGAATGTATTTACCGGAGAGATCCTGTCCGCCGACGTGGCGGTCTCGGACGGGAAGATCGCGGGTATCGGAACTTATGAGGGAGAAAAAGAGGAAGACCTTGGCGGGAAGTATCTCTGCCCCGGTTTTATAGACAGTCATCTTCATCTGGAATCTACGCTCGTTACCCCGGCGGAGTTGATCGTCCAGGCGGCCAAATGCGGGACGACGACGTTTATCGTAGACCCGCACGAGTCGGCCAATGTGGCCGGGGAGGCGGGGATCGGCTATATCCTGGAACAGACGGAAGACGTGCCTGCGAATGTGTACGTTATGATGCCGTCCTGCGTGCCGGCCACCGCTGTGGATGATAATGGGTGTGAGTTTACGGCCGACAGGATGAGGCCGTATCTCGGACATCCGAGAGTGCTTGGGCTTGGCGAGGTGATGGACTATGTGTCTGTCGTGGGCGGAGACGCCCGCATGCATGAAAAGCTTGGGTTATTTGAAGGCAGGACGCTGGACGGTCATGCGCCCGGGCTTTCGGACGATGATATCCAGGCTTATGCCATGGCCGGAATCGGCACGGATCATGAGTGCATTGATTTTGAGTATGCGCTGAAGGAGCGCCGGTGCGGCATGACGATACTCATACGGGAGGGCAGTGCGGCCAGAAATCTGGACGCCATTGTAAAAGGGATCGTGGAGCGTGGAACCGGTACGGAGGGATTCTGCTTCTGTACAGACGACAAACATATTGAAGATATACAAAGAGACGGGCATATTAACTATAATGTCAGGAAAGCGGCTTCTCTTGGAATTCCTGTTATCCATGCCATACAGATGGCCACCATCAACGCGGCAAGGTGTTACGGCCTGCGGCACCTCGGCGCCATTGCGCCCGGATATCAGGCGGATATGATCGTGTTCGACGATCTGGAGAAGATGAACGTTCTGGACGTGTACCACAGGGGAGTGAAGGTGGCGCGAAATGGAAGCGGCGGGGTCAGAGCCTGCCCGGAAGAGCTGAAGCATACGGTGCGTCTGGAACATTTTTCCCGGGAAAGCCTGAGGCTTCTGAAACCGGACGGACCGTACCATGTGATCCAGATGCAGGAAGGCCAGATAGTCACGAAAGATATCGTATGTGAGATTCCGGGGAAAAAAGAGTTTACAGCGGACAGAGAATATAATAAAATTGCAGTTGTGGAGCGTCATAAGGGAACCGGAAAGACGGGCGTCGCAGTTGTGTCCGGGTTCAATCTGAGCGGCGGGGCGGTGGCATCCAGCGTGTCCCACGATTCCCATAATATCATCGTCATCGGTGATAATGATGCGGATATGGAGCTGGCGGTAAATGAACTTATACGCACCCAGGGCGGCTACACCGTTGTAGAAAACGGCAAGGTATATGAGACGCTGGCGCTGCCCATTATGGGACTGATGAGTGACGCAGGGTATGAAAACGTAGATAAATTATTAAAAAAAATGATAAGAAAGGCACACGAGATGGGAGTGCCGGAAACCATGGAGCCGTTCATCACACTGTCGTTCATGGCGCTTCCCGTTATCCCGGAACTTCGCATTACACCGAGAGGACTTTTCAATGTAAAAGAGTTCAAATTGTGTGAATAA
- a CDS encoding alpha/beta hydrolase, giving the protein MTINKSMRRVLKALSFDGIEVEASRNLANLKAIDPMKIFHKTIDYKIYNGEYEIPVRIYLPKEKVVDGLPVLLFFHGGGWVTESIDNYERICARMAADTDHIVVSVDYRLAPEYRFPTGLEDCYAVAEAIFTKRFILNVDPEQITIIGDSAGGNLAAAVSLMARDRGVFLPKKQILIYPAVNWDYSEASPFASVRENGSDYLLTAGKMRDYIELYLSCEDDKKNKYFAPLMETDYSDQPKTLVLTAEYDPLRDEGEEYGHRLRKAGNEVEIHRIKDALHGYFALGIKYYHVQESFELINNFLRED; this is encoded by the coding sequence ATGACAATAAACAAATCAATGAGAAGGGTCCTGAAGGCGCTGTCTTTTGACGGCATTGAGGTGGAGGCATCGAGGAATCTGGCCAATCTGAAGGCGATCGATCCGATGAAGATATTTCACAAGACGATCGACTATAAGATATATAACGGCGAATATGAGATACCGGTGAGGATCTATCTGCCGAAAGAGAAGGTGGTGGACGGACTTCCTGTACTTCTGTTTTTCCACGGCGGCGGATGGGTGACGGAGAGCATAGACAATTATGAGCGTATCTGTGCGAGAATGGCTGCCGATACCGATCACATCGTTGTGTCGGTGGATTACCGGCTGGCGCCTGAGTACAGGTTCCCGACCGGCCTGGAAGACTGTTATGCGGTCGCGGAGGCTATATTTACGAAGCGGTTCATCCTGAACGTGGATCCGGAACAGATCACCATAATCGGTGACAGCGCCGGAGGGAATCTGGCGGCGGCGGTATCGCTCATGGCCAGAGACAGGGGCGTGTTTCTCCCGAAGAAGCAGATCCTCATATACCCTGCGGTCAACTGGGATTACAGCGAAGCCTCGCCGTTTGCCTCCGTCAGGGAAAATGGGTCGGACTATCTGCTTACTGCGGGAAAAATGCGGGATTATATAGAACTTTACCTGTCGTGTGAGGACGATAAGAAGAATAAATATTTTGCCCCTTTGATGGAGACTGATTACAGTGATCAGCCGAAAACGCTTGTGCTGACTGCCGAGTATGATCCGCTCCGGGATGAGGGTGAGGAATATGGGCACCGTCTGAGAAAGGCGGGGAATGAAGTTGAAATTCACCGGATAAAGGACGCCCTGCATGGTTATTTTGCTCTGGGGATAAAATATTACCATGTACAGGAGAGTTTTGAACTGATCAATAATTTTTTAAGGGAGGACTAA